A single Danio rerio strain Tuebingen ecotype United States chromosome 17, GRCz12tu, whole genome shotgun sequence DNA region contains:
- the LOC141378472 gene encoding uncharacterized protein, whose protein sequence is MSVEEVLLHLVEISRKQNSISEQLTARQDRLEQQLRQAARHHPTPEVSAHHHLTKLSDLDDIDAYLHTFEVIAEREGWLKENWARMLAPFLTGEAQRAYFSLETPKNEDYKALKKEILARMGLSTISAAQQFSQWSYDEKQPVRTQAAQLSRLGRLWLLGGDPSAVQVAEKVIIEKMMRALPRRLRTLTSMRNPESLATLVEAIELAEAHIARDNGERAALPPRRVSAPWRPVEGTARPGGRPAVPSPMDEPMPTEPTTHSTPAWTAGCAVHRNIPPEAPTHKVQLEGKTQTATLDTGSAITLVHPKTLKYHHESKGRIPITCVHGDTRHVPARRVTIAAKPGSWRIEVGVVPDLPVSLLLGRDWPGFDELLTHHHAPSARSKKKNKPRAHRDRKPALMTTESDRGGESSISANLYFDLFQQITAGGDFGRAQREDETLKHCWPQVRIIDGNERLPSPHPLPHFIVENGLLYCVAERRGEKKTLLVVPRTKRETVLELAHTHPMAGHLGAANTVKRIRDRFHWPGLDGEVKRYCQACDICQRTSPQRPPPSPLIPLPIIDVPFTRIGMDLVGPLPKSARGHEHILVILDYATRYPEAIPLRKATSSAIAKELFLLCSRVGIPTEILTDQGTPFMSRLMADLCHLLKVKQLKTSVYHPQTDGLVERFNKTLKQMLRRVVAEDGRDWDLMIPYVLFGIREVPQASTGFTPFELLFGRQPRGLLDVARQAWEQEPAPQRSVIEHVRDMRERIDKIMPIVKQHLTEAQRAQQRLYNRPAQPREFHPGDKVMILIPTTTSKFLASWKGPYTVVERVGPVNYRVRQPGRRREEQLYHINLMKKWVAAPGHLVAFAEETLPVVHIGEQLSPNQKAELQALVGQFKDVFSEKPGRTSIIQHNIITPPGTIVRQRPYRVPEARRLAIDEEIQKMRRLGIIEPSRSPWSSPIVMVPKPDGTLRFCNDFRKLNEISKFDGYPMPRVDELLDRLGGARFISTIDLTKGYWQLPLSEDAKEKTAFSTPGGHWQYRVLPFGLHGAPATFQRMMDILLRPHQPYAAAYLDDLIVHSESWEEHLSRLRRVLLDLRRAGLTANPKKCHLGLAEARYLGFHIGRGLIQPQQNKVKALQETPQPTTKTQVRAFLGLAGYYRCFIPNFSSIASPLTDLTRKGQPERIRWTKEADDAFRALKKSLTSSPVLHAPDFGCPFILQTDASDSGLGAVLSQVHGDEEHPIMYVSRKLTPAETRYATVEKEALAIKWAILELRYYLLGRKFTLVTDHAPLQWMATAKNNNARVTRWFLSLQDFNFDVQHRAGASHGNADGLSRLWSGWAGLSKHSTPPLNTLLFLRRTPRTRTTLRGGECSEPCNTTSPWAQIHTSWISHQPRIAHSWTSSARERYKPAPHRRK, encoded by the coding sequence ATGTCGGTGGAAGAGGTACTGCTCCACCTAGTGGAGATCTCCAGGAAACAGAATTCCATCTCTGAGCagcttacagccagacaggatcgactggaacagcagctccgccaggcggccagacaccatccgactcccgaagtgagtgcgcatcatcatctcactaaactcagcgacctggatgatattgacgCTTATTTACATACCTTTGAGGTTATTGCCGAGAGAGAAGGCTGGCTAAAAGAAAACTGGGCGAGAATGTTGGCTCCGTTTCTCACAGGAGAAGCGCAACGAGCATATTTTTCACTAGagacacctaaaaatgaagattacaaagcgttaaaaaaggaaatattagccagaatggggctatccacaatcagcgcagcccaacagttttcccagtggtcttaCGACGAGAAACAACCAGTGAGAACCcaagcagctcaactttctcgcctgggaaggctatggttattgggaggagatccctcggcggtccaggtcgctgagaaggtgatcatcgagaagatgatgcgtgcgttaccccgacgtttgcgaacactcaccagcatgcgaaatcctgagtcactggccaccctggtggaggcgatcgagctggctgaagctcacatcgcccgagataatggggagagagcggctctgccaccccggagggtaagtgcaccttggcgaccggtggagggcacagcgcgaccaggcggcagaccagcggtccccagcccgatggacgagccgatgcccaccgagccgacgacgcactcgaccccggcctggacagcagggtgcgcggttcaccgcaatatccctcccgaagctcccacccataaagtccagctagagggaaaaacacaaacggcCACCTTAGACACAGGAAGCGCCATCACTCTGGTTCACCCGAAAACTTTAAAATACCATCATGAAAGCAAAGGGCGAATTCCGATCACGTGTGTGCAtggtgatacccgccacgtacccgcccGAAGAGTAACCATCGCGGCGAAACCAGGTAGCTGGCGAATCGAAGTCGGGGTTGTTCCAGATCTTCCTGTGTCCCTCttactgggcagagactggccggggttcgacgaactcctaactcaccaccacgctccatcggctcgttcaaagaagaagaacaagccacgggctcatcgggaccgcaaaccagcgctgatgaccaccgagagcgacagagggggtgagtcatctaTATCTGCTAATCTATACTTTGATCTGTTTCAACAGATAACCGCAGGAGGTGACTTTGGCAGAGCACAGAGGGAAGATGAAACGCTCAAACACTGTTGGCCACAAGTACGGATCATCGACGGAAATGAGcgacttcccagccctcaccccctcccacatttcattgtggaaaatggtctgctgtactgtgtcgcagagaggcggggggaaaagaagacactactggtcgttccgaggaccaagagggagacggtcttagaactggcacatacccacccgatggcgggacatctgggagcggccaacacggtgaaaaggatccgcgaccgtttccattggccggggctagacggggaagtaaagaggtattgccaggcatgtgacatctgccagagaacgtctccccaacgaccaccccccagccctctaataccgctacccatcatcgatgtgcccttcacccgaattggtatggacttggtagggcctttgccgaagtcggcccggggacatgagcacatccttgttatcctcgattatgccaccagataccctgaagcgattcccctgaggaaagccacgtcatcggccatcgcgaaggagctgtttctgctatgcagtcgagtgggaatcccaacggagatactgaccgaccagggcacccccttcatgtcccggttgatggcagacctctgtcacCTACTCAAGGTAAAACAGCTAAAAACCTCTGTATATCATCCACAGACGGACGGCCTTGTCGAGCGCTTTAACAAGactctgaagcagatgctccgacgggtggtggcagaggacgggcgcgactgggacctcatgatcccgtacgtgttattcggtatcagggaagtcccccaggcctccacaggatttacccccttcgaactgctgtttggccgccaaccccgaggcctattggatgtggctcgtcaagcctgggaacaggaaccagccccccagcggtcggtgattgaacacgtacgggacatgagagaacgcatcgacaaaatcatgcccatcgtcaaacaacacctgaccgaagcccagcgcgcccagcagagattgtataaccggcccgcccaacccagagagttccacccaggggacaaggtgatgatactcatacctaccacaacgtcgaagttcctcgcatcctggaagggaccatacaccgtggtagaaagggtagggccggtaaattatcgagtccgtcagccgggacgaagacggGAAGAACAACTCTACCACATAAATCTTatgaagaagtgggttgcagctccaggtcatctcgttgccttcgctgaagaaactcttcccgttgtccacattggtgagcaactctcaccaaaccagaaggcggagctgcaagccttggttggtcagttcaaggatgtgttctcggagaaaccgggccgaacctccatcatccaacacaacattatcactcctcctggcaccatcgtccggcaaaggccttatcgagttccagaggctcgcaggctggctatcgacgaggagatccagaagatgagaaggttaggcatcatcgaaccatcccgtagcccgtggtccagcccaatagtgatggtccccaaacccgatggcaccctccgtttctgcaacgacttcaggaaactcaacgagatctccaagttcgacggataccccatgcctcgggtggacgagctgctggataggctgggtggagcccgatttatctccaccatcgacctcaccaaaggctactggcagttaccactcagtgaagacgccaaggagaaaaccgccttctccacacccggtgggcactggcaataccgggttcttcccttcgggctccacggggccccagccacattccaaagaatgatggacatcctgctgaggccccaccagccatatgcagcagcctacctggacgacctcatcgtccactcagagtcatgggaagaacacctatcccggttacggagggtgctcttagatcttcgacgggctgggctcacagctaatcccaagaaatgccacctgggtctagccgaagccagatacctcgggttccacattggacgaggtctcatacagccacagcaaaacaaggtcaaggcactacaggaaactccacaacccaccacaaagacccaggtacgtgcatttctggggttagcgggctactatagatgtttcatacctaacttctcatccatagccagccctttgacagacctgaccagaaaggggcagccggagaggataagATGGACCAAGGAAGCCGACGATGCGTTCCGAGCCCTAAAGAAGTCCCTCAcgtcctcaccggtactgcacgcacctgacttcggctgccccttcattctacagacggatgcttccgactcgggcctgggcgcggtcctctcccaggtccacggcgatgaagaacatcccataatgtacgtgagtcggaagctgacccccgcagagacccgctacgcaacggtggagaaggaggccctggcgatcaagtgggcaatcctggagctaaggtactatctccttggcaggaaattcactctggtgaccgaccacgccccgctacaatggatggcgacagcgaagaacaacaacgctcgggtcaccaggtggttcctgtcgctccaggatttcaacttcgacgtacaacatcgagccggggcctcccacggaaacgcagacggactctcacggctctggtcaggatgggcaggtctgtcgaaacattctaccccccctctcaatacactgctcttccttcgcaggacacccaggaccaggacgacgctaagggggggggaatgtagcgagccatgtaataccacgtcgccctgggcacaaatccacaccagctggatctctcatcaacctcggatcgctcacagctggacctcatcagccagggagagatataagccagccccacacagacggaagtga